The genomic DNA cattcttgttcagactttcatcgacaaggaacttttcaacttccccactatcgtgaaggggccaccaaaagatttcagtgtgtccagcatgtctagtctcttcttctcctgtctttgagccatctcttgtttctcgtcagcccaactctcgaattttgccttcatgagtttactccagttgagttcaacctctctttttgcttgtgctgctgccttgaaacctctgaagctccaggctcttctgtaaaattattgacctattgactgcgttcagtgtgcccaacttcttcagtctgtagtccaccttgccacattgtctctccatcccaatgttgtgcacaggggtgccatcaatgttactagcctgttcactgacagggtccattgggaaggtctcctcatccatcccatagtccatcctctgcctggccaggacagtcttcagatggggcagcatgagatctgtcagctgcttcacttcatccaagtattcggcagccacgtctgacactgagttcaggacatgtccagtgcctgtccagccactatagcattcttgctgtctacatccagatccaccatgaaactctgtagcacttgctccatcttcatatcggcctccgccaaccgcatcactttattcatggcactgctgaagcccagtgtagtgtgggtgccacaaaagatctgccctgctggtttttccaagttgttcatctctgccaacagctttgaaaagcctttgttgtgctctgtgctgtcagtcatatgtgcatctacaagtttataaacatcctccacattgactcctctgaccgacgccagtatttcgaaccccatatccacttgcatttctatgtcctcagtggtctctgggtgaatgggtaagacaggcagaggaaatgggctatcttgacctgcatgcagcccttgtaccatgaactggcctacacctttctttgtggtgctctccgatgcatgtgttatcattttacctttctccttctcctcctcaagctttcccacaaaatagatacagactttgagcctcaatttgctgcacagctgccgttatgccaaagtgttttcctaagatattattttatttttaatgatagaagggaggaaaagggggcaaaaatcatgtccaatttagttttttgggtggggtggggggtttatttcatgataggtaccaacttccaatacataatatctctcaaatgacccaatgcaccatcactgaagtgggcgtaatcattttccaaaatgtttatttttaggccatttatcccctccccctacctgtgtctgtgtgaaacctgtgcttgtctgtgtggtatacctaatagtgtgtgtgcagtatgtgcactcttctgtacagtacagtgtgcatgtctgttcacagtatacagtatttcttgcatagtgcgtgcgtgtgtgtgcgcgtgcacgcgcggggttgaggggccaagaccatgtcaggcccagggggccaaaatttcttaatccgcccctgtatatatatatatatatatatgtaagaaatacttgacttggtgaattctagctgtaaatatactcctcccctcttaaccacgccccaaccacgcccccgccccgttTTAACAAAAGCTGGGAATGTGTAAGGAAGATAACATTTGTCTACAAAAAACAAACTGGAATAATATTCTATTAGGAAGAATTGAGAGGGAATGTGTCACGGCAGGGAAGCACGGTGGCAGAAGGGTTAGTGTCACGTGGTTGTTCTTCTATTGCgagagacggctccggacgacagcgtgaaggtaggctaggatttattaacataaatcacgcactaccacaaacataaacaatacaacaaaaaaaaggcaagcgtgcctaaaacacaaatgAAGCTAATCTTTAGCAGAAGCAAGGGCATGGAcagggaaacttacttggtcagaggaagacataaaccggtgtgacataaagacaacgaaggcagaacgagtgactggcaaaggcaacttaaataatgcctctgattagcgctcgggaagcaggtgagcggtcgagcactaatcagagacaggtgaacacaatgagtgaccatgacaaccaaaacaaaacaaggaagtgaacaaccaggaactaaaaagcgtccaaaaaacaaacataactaaactaaatatgatccggaccacggatcatgacaggttagtgcgtctgcctcacaatacgaaggtcttgagtagtcgtgagttcaatcccggcctctggatctttctgtgtggagtttgcatgttctccccgtgactgcgtgggttccctccgggtactccggctttctcccacctccaaagacatgcacctggggataggttgattggtaacactaaaattgatcctagtgtgtgaatgtgagtgtgaatgttgtctgtctatctgtgttggccctgggatgaggtggcgacttgtccagggtgtaccccgccttccgcccgattgtagctgagataggctccccgcgaccccgaagggaataagcggtagaaaatggatggatggatgtgtcacGGCACGGGCTCAAACCcgcttttctccggcagctgggtctgccagaACCTCTGTTGGCAGCGCACCGAGACGCGCCCCTGCTCGCACTGGCCGCATCACACAGATCAGCAATCAatacacctgggactgatgagggcgagctctatgtataaaccagtggacccaaggatcctcgcCGGAACATAACCATTTGTTACCGTAGTAAGCACCCCTTGTCTGGCTTCTACCCTGCGTAGTCGCTCTCcccctgtgacttccttgtttccgtGTCTGATGTCCGCGTTGACCTCCCGCAGTGGTTTCCCGAGTTCTCCTGCGATCCCCTGTTGTTCCCCTCTGGATTATGGACTGCCTCCCTTCATCCTCGACcttcgcttggacacggaccgcTTGACGCCTCTCTCAGCCCCACGGACCTCCCGCTTGTCTCAAGGACCTTCTTCTGCTTAGCCCCTTTGGACTTCTTtgcttcctcatccaacaaaTAGGTAATACTCAACACCTAATCATTCATACACAGTCTCCCACCATACACcccttttggattagtcacactccattctcttgtttagtgtatatatatatatatatatatatatatatatatatatatatatagtattgtgtattattatttatatatattgtacatacagttaggtccataaatatttggacattgacacaattttcagtattccagcactgtacaacaccacaatggatttgaaatgaaacaatcaagatctgctttaagtgcagactttgagctttaatttgagagtatttacatccaaatcaggtgaacggtgtaggaattacaacccattttataagtgccttccactttttaagggaccaaaagtaattggacaaactaatataatcataaataaaattgtcattttttaatactttgttgcaaatcctttgcagtcaatgacagcctgaagtgtggaacacatagacatcaccagacgcagggtttggtccctggtgatgctttgccaggcctctgctgcagctgtcttcacttcctgcttgttctttgggcattttcccttcagttttgtcttcagcaagggAAATTCCTGCTCaatcggattcaggtcaggtgattgacttggccattgcaggacattccacttctttgccttaaaaaactatttggttgctttcatagacacatagacatcaccagacgcagggtttggtccctggtgatgctttgccaggcctctgctgcagctgtcttcacttcctgcttgttctttgggcattttcccttcagttttgtcttcagcaagggaaattcatgctcaatcggattcaggtcaggtgattgacttggccattgcaggacattccacttctttgccttaaaaaactatttggttgctttcgcagtatgcttggggtcattgtccatctgcattgtgaagcgccgtccaatgacttttgaagcatttggctgaatatgagcagataatattgccccaaacacttcagaattcattctgctgcttttgtcagctgtcacgtcatcaataaatataagagatcaagatccactggcagccatgcatgccactaccaccaccaggcttcactgatgaggtggtatgctttggatcttgagcagttccttccctcctccatactcttctctttccatcattctgctacaagttgatcttggtctcatctgtccataagatgttgttccagaactgcacaggctcttttagatgtttcttggcaaactctaatctggccttcctgtttttgaggctcaccgatggtttacaccttgtgatgaaccctctgtatttcctctggcgaagtcttctcttaattgttgacttggacacagatacacgtacctcctggagacttttcttcatctggccaactgttgtgaagggctttttcttgacaagggaaaggatttttctgtcatccaccacacttgttttccgtggtcttccaggtcttttggtgttgctgagctcaccagtgtgttctctcttttaaagaatgtaccaaacagttgatttggccacacctaatgtttttgctatctatctgatggctgtgttttgatttttcagcctaatgatggcttgcttcactgatagtgacagctctttggacatcatattaagagatgacctccccagattccaaatgaatataccacacttgaaatgccatctaggccttttatctgctctttgtaaatgaaataaatgaaaaaaaaacaagggaataacacaaacgtggccatggaacagctgagtagccaattgtccaattacttttggtcccttaaaaagtggaaggcacatataaaatgtgttgtaattcctacaccgttcacctgatttggatgtaaataccctcaaattaaagctcaaagtctgcacttaaagcacatcttgattgtttcatttcaaatccattgtggtgttgtacagagctggaatactgaaaattgtgtcaatgtccaaatatttatggacctaactgtatatatagggcagcatggtggaagaggggttagtgcgtctgcctcacaatacgaaggtcctgagtagtcgtgagttcaatcccagcctcgggatctttctgtgtggagtttgcatgttctccccgtgactgcgtgggttccctccgggtattccggcttcctcccacctccaaagacatgcacctggggataggttgattggcaacactaaaattggccctagtgtgtgaatgtgagtgtgaatgttgtctgtctatctgtgttggccctgcgatgaggtggcgacttgtccagggtgtaccccgccttccgcccgattgtagctgagataggctccagcgccccccgcgaccccgaagggaataagcggtagaaaatggatggatggagggtacatatatataataaaacatagagcAACATTACCCCCTTGTGGAATTGTGCCGTCACTACTCCCCCTGTATACATAACAGAATGGCTGGGGAAATTATCTGTTAATATTGGGGAATAATAAcacaaaaggatttgcaaaattaatgaaaagaggagtgggccaaaatgtgaATGAATCTTTACGGGACGGGAAAGGGAGGGTCATCTGGATTAATTTTGAACACATTGGGAAAAGTTTTCAACCCCTAAACATTTATGCACCAAATGAAGAaaacagcacctccaagtccgagtccatggttctcgcccgcaaaagggtggagtgccatctccgggttggagaggagaccctgcccaagtggaggagttcaagtacctcggagtcttgttcacgagtgagggaagagtggatcgtgagatcgacaggcggatcggtgcggcgtcttcagtaatgcggacgctgtatcgatccgttgtggtgaagaaggagctgagccggaaggcaaagctctcaatttaccggtcgatctacgttcccatcctcacctatggtcatgagctttgggttatgaccgaaaggacaggatcacgggtacaagcggccgaaatgagtttcctccgccgggtggcggggctctcccttagagatagggtgagaagctctgtcatccggggggagctcaaagtaaagccgctgctcctccacatcgagaggagccagatgaggtggttcgggcatctggtcaggatgccacccgatcgcctccctcgagacgtgtttaaggcacgtccgaccggtaggaggccacggggaagacccaggacacattgggaagactatgtctcccggctggcctgggaacgcctcgagatcccccaggaagagctggacgaagtggctggggagagggaagtctgggcttccctgcttaggctgctgcccccgcgacctgacctcggataagcggaagaagatggatggatggatggatggatggatggatggatgaagaaaaagaaggaaaaaaaaattcagcgAACGAGAAAAAAAATGTCCGTGTGAACTGTGTAATAGTTGGGGATTTCAATGTGTGTGGCCTGAAATTGGATATATGCACGGGAATggtgtttaaagatgatgtttcaaGAAATGTGCTAAAACAAGGTATGCAAAGAAAAGGCATGATAGATGTCTGGAGAGAAAGACACTCaacaggtagaaaagcgctatacaagtacaacccatttatcatttatttattttaacagggaaggcatcagaggtgtggactcgagtcacatgacttggactcgagtcagactggagtcatgaatttgatgactttagactcgacttgacaaaatgtaaaaagacttgcaactcgacttagactttaacatcaatgacttgtgacttcacttggacttgagccttttgaattgacatgacttgacatgacttgctactttccccaaaacccaaagatgaaaaagttattcgggagcgccccgtatttttcattgtgtacttgtctatcagcgttgcgtgtgtcagctggtgtggtctcagtacaacagccaatcaaattagatctactttgttttcatcacacagcattcatccaatcaaattgcaggacaaccaaggaagaagacatgtccaaaccacacgccagtgaacaaaaaatgatacctaaaataattttgtttgggtataaaaattacgaggtggtcaacacaaaacggtttgcagtatgcaacacatgcggttcgaaaatgactgatggagaggcaacaacttccaacttcgtccggcatttgaagttgcacaaagaacggtaagttttgaatgaaagataacgtttattggctaagtaacgtgacttttatttgctgtgtagttaaatcagtgaggctgtaaactcactgctaacgttataacgttattgcaaacacgggaatctgttgcagttcactaccttattcatactttttgttcagtgattttttttaagcagagatagatagataggttggcgcgaggttgtttagacatttaaaaacaaataaaaggagtttaaaatgtattcggtaacgcacagggaaccagtgaagggacgctaaaataggggtgatgtgctcacgtctgcgggtctgtgttagcagacgagcagcagagttctgcacgagctgcaggcgggcgagggaggcctggctaatgccaacatacagggcattacaataatcaagacgagtcgagataaaagcgtggattaatttgtcaagatcatgtcttgatagaaactgtttcactttcgctatttggcgtaattgataaaagcttttttgaacgacgctgctgatttgtttttcgaatttaaaatctgagtcaaactttacccccaggtttgtgacagagtcgctgagatacggggtcagagtgccgaggtcaacgttgggggagggagagcgacttggaccgaacaacataacttctgttttatcttcatttaggctcaggaagttagctgaaagccagactttgatgtcgtgcaggcagtcaataagacgttgaaccgtgttattttgtgccatgggaaaataaatctggcaatcatcggcataaaaatgaaatgcaatactgtacttcctaaaaatagaaccaagggggagaaggtaaagcgcaaataaaattggggcaaggattgagccctgggggaccccatgtggtaaaggagctgtggacgacataaaactgtctacttttacacaaaaactcctgtcggttaggtacgaccggaaccagttgagggcggcgcccttaatgcccacacagttctcaagacgagtgattaaggtggcgtggtcgacggtgtcgaacgcagcagacagaaaattgggctgtctgcactctcaaagtgcatgttgttgccaaatgtatttcatatgctgtaaacttagttcatagttgttagtttcctttaatgccaaacaaacacataccaatcgttggttagaaggcgatcggcgaattcgtcctcgctttctcccgtgtcgctggctgtcgtgtcgttttcgtcggtttcgcttgcatacggttcaaaccgaaatggctcaatagcttcagtttcttcttcaatttcgttttcgctacctgcctccacactacaaccatccgtttcaatacatgcgtaatctgttcaatcgcttaagccgctgaaatccgagtctgaatccgagctaatgtcgctatagcttgctgttctctccgccatgtttgtttgttggcttcactatgtgacgtcacaggaaaatggacgggtgtttataacgataattaaaatcaggcactttgaagctttttttagggatattgcttgatgggtaaaattttgaaaaaaactttgaaaaatataataagccactgggaactgatttttaatggttttaacccttctgaagttgtgataatgttcccctttaaacagtagATGTTGGGTTCAAATCCCATCAGTGTCTCGATGTTTTTTCCATAACACTTTCTCCGTctgttttcaaaccacatgaatgcaagcctAAATTATATTCCTTTTAAAAAACTTCCCAAAGGATCtacagagtttgatgtttactacaatgttttgttaaaaaaataaaaatgtaaatgtggACACAACCAGGACTAAGAAACAAAGACTACTTCAGATGGGTTGCAAATTACTTTGTTACAAGCAGTTTGTCTGGATGTTCATTAGAGTAAGGAACTTCAAGTttctgtcagaagtgggattcgaACCAACGCCTCGTTAGAGACTGCAACCTGAATGTAGCGCCTTTGACCGCTCGGCCATCCTGACCTGAGATTGCAGGTTTATAAATGGTATTGCAACAcgatgctgttttttccccaaacTCGTTCATTTAAATGTTATGTCTTTGTGAAATACTGGAGTCCCAGTTGAAAGCACAGGCTTTTGTAGCAACACCGGACAGGATTATAGATAAAAATGAATTAACCAAGGTTTTGTTGTTGCAGCAATTAAACTGTGGTTGTTTGAGAGGTGAAATGTACGCTTACAGTTGTCCAAGTATTTTTGGCGATCCCTCGGAGCAGTAGGGTTTATCCTCCAGTTTCTACGCCAAGGCGCTTCAGTGTGAGTATTCTCGACTCGCCTGCTATGTGGGAGACTCGGGTCCGATTTCCTGATGGGGAGTGGCTTTTTAAGCGACACAATTGCAAGGAACCCGGCAGTTGTGTTGTTGAACCTTGTGAGCTAAACACAGATTATCTCTCTCAGTGCTGGAATTTGTAAATCAGCTCTACATGAGGTGTGGGCTTTTTTGTGGTAGGATGCGTAAGAAGCTTTTCAGAAAGGCAAAGAAATTGTTAAAGTCAATGATTTAAACTGAGGTAAAGGAAGTATTTGATAATGCGAAATAGAAAAAGGTCAAATTTGAACCTGCAATTCCTGACGATTTTGAACCCGCAATTCCTGGCGATTTTGTACCCATTATGTCATTTTAAGTCCACAGTGAAGGACCAGCAGCGTTTACATGCCTGTCAGAGTATCAAAGAACCCAGGAGTCATGATGTTGAACTTCTAAAGACAGCAGAGTGACGCAGCAGAAGCATTCTGTACCTGTAACCCAGCGGTCGATGggtcgaaaccatcctctgctatagTTTAGGTTTCAGGTGAATCTTTGACTGATTCCAAGTTTGAATGGAAGTCCAACACCCATTTAGATTACAGATGTCTTCTCTAACTttttgggaattacacctatgattcctgcttAGCTGAGAGGTTAAACGTCTTGTAAGCCAATCTGAACAGTACGGTTGCAATCCGTTCAacgccctgagaatacagtgacttgaacGAATGAGACATTTCACAGGTTTGTGtgtgacattttcatggaaccccACATTCATGTTGATGAAAGCTGAGGTCTGCCTACATAAGAACCGTCTAAATTTGGTGCCGTGTGTGCTCAGCTGTACACGAGGAACTCAagtatgttgcaaactacttcaTGACGAAACAAAGGACTTTGCTAATATTTATTTCCCtgcttatttatagaggtaaAAAGGAAAGCAAGAAAaccttgtttccaccctgtttcgaacaggggacctttcgcatgttaggcgaatgtgataaccactacaccatggaaactgctCGAAGTCACAGACCTTTGTCAAGACTCACAAGGTGATTTTCAGCCGATAGAAAACATGGTGCTTGCcggtcttattgctgttattaatTGCACTGCATctcttgccttttgtggatgttgttgtatctCTTGTGCACTTAGAATGTGTAccactttgtagcatgttttgtctgtcggAGCCCACATTTCAAACGCTCTTTCTCGTAATTGCGCTCAGACTATGGTGGGtcagtggtagaattcttgcCTGCCACGCAATCTGTTGCTTCTATAACATTTTAACTCATATtgataagggacaaaagcaatgttcgtGACAACCGCAAGACAAAGGCATTAAACCCAACAGGTATATTGGACTCACCTAAGGCTGAAGTTATTCACATAGATCGCAGTGAACTTCCAGTTATGCCAGAAGCTCCTTgtcccatccaaagacaatgacatcgggCCATCCAAACATGATAGTTCATAATTTTTTGGGGAGAAATTAAACTGCCAAGCCAGGcggtctctgtggcgcaatcggtcagcgcgttcggctgttaactgagaggatggtggttcaagcccacccagagaCGACTTTTTGACACAAGCATGGGGGTTcaagggttttcttgtacagcccatgtccttctcttaCTTTTTGCAAAAGCGTTTCTAGTTAAAACATGTGCCATGTTTGCAACATAACCTTCAAGCCATGCTtgattaaactaatgtaaatttctGATGATCAATGCTATtgcctcaaattggctatcattaattgagTATAGGGTTAAAGGCATCGAGTTGAAATACAATTACCTTCCAGGTTCTGTAGCTGTCAGTTAATGTGCATGTTTGTTAAACAGTAGATGTAGGGTTCAAATCCCATCAGTGTCTTGATGTTTTTTCCATAACACTTTCTCCGTCTGTTTTCAAACCACGTGAAtgcaagcctttttttaaaattcccaATGGATCtacagagtttgatgtttactacaatgttttgttaaaaaaaataaaaatgtaaatgtggACACAACCAGGACTAAGCTAGCTTGTCTGGATATTCATTAGAGTAAGGATCTTCAAGAttctgtcagaagtgggattcgaacccacgccTCGTTAGAGACTGCAACCTGAACGCAGCGCCTTTGACCGCTCGGCCATCCTGACCTGAGATTGCTGGTTTATAAATGGTATTGCAAAAcgatgctgttttttccccaaacTCCTTAATTTAAATGTTATGTCTTTGTGAAATACTGGAGTCCCAGTTGAAAGCACAGGCTTTTGTAGCAACACCGGACAGGATTATAGATAAAAAAGAATTAACCAAGGTTTTGTTGTTGCAGCAATTAAACTGTGGTTGTTTGAGAGGTGAAATGTACGCTTACAGTTGTCCAAGTATTTTTGGCGATCCCTCGGAGCAGTAGGGTTTATCCTCCAGTTTCTACGCCAAGGCGCTTCAGTGTGAGTATTCTCGACTCGCCTGCTATGTGGGAGACTCGGGTCCGATTTCCTGATGGGGAGTGGCTTTTTAAGCGACACAATTGCAAGGAACCCGGCAGTTGTGTTGTTGAACCTTGTGAGCTGACCACAGATTATCTCTCTTAGTGCTGGAATTTGTAAATCAGCTCTACATGAGGTGTGGGCTTTTTTGTGGTAGGATGCGTAAGAAGCTTTTCAGAAaggcaaataaattgttaaagtCAATGATTTAAACTGAGGTAAAGGAAGTATTTGATAATGCGAAATAGAAAAAGGTCAAATTTGAACCTGCAATTCCTGACGATTTTGAACCCGCAATTCCTGACGATTTTGTACCCGCAATTGCTGACGATTTTGTACCCATTATGTCATTTTAAGTCCACAGTGAAGGACAGCAGCGTTTACATGCCTGTCAGCGTATCAAAGAACCCAGGAGTCATGATGTTGAAGTTTTaaagacagcagagtggcgcagcaGAAGCGTGCTGTGCCCGTAACCCAGCGGTCAATGggtcgaaaccatcctctgctataaTTTAGGTTTCAGGTGAAACTTTGACTGATTCCACGTTTGAATGGAAGTCCAACACCCATTCAGACtacagctgtcttctctaactctttgggaattacacctatgattcctgcttAGCTGAGAGGTTAAACGTCTTGTAAACCAATCTGAACAGTACGGTTGCAATCCGTTCAacgccctgagaatacagtgatgGCGATGATGCGTCAGTAATGCTGTAGTCTCGCGAGAGAGAGCGTACGTGACGCGGGAAAAAAAATAGAATCAAGTGGCACACGCAGCTGCCAAACAATTCTGATTCATTcagaaaataaagcaaataaaactTAAATATCAAAATCTGGAGGCACTTGAAGGCTACATCGAAGAGTGCTACGATCGTCTCGTCATGGGGAAACCATCTAAGACGCCAACGTCTAAAAGAAGCCGCCCGGAGGACTCACCTGGCCATGTGTCACCACCGGGCACAAACTTCACCGACATCCTGGATTCCATCGACAAAAGGCTGACTTGTTTGGATGGCCGCCTCGCACTTGTCGAGGTTCTCCACAAGGAATTCCAAGCCATCCGAGAGAGTTTGGAATTCGGACAACAGCAGGTCATTTCTCTCGCCAAGGAGAACGCCGCTCTTCGTGAGTCCGTAAAATCCCTCACCGACGGAGTGACGCAACTCACTCGAGAAAACAGGAGCATGAAGGAGACGATGTTGGACCTCCAGGCGAGAAGCATGAGGGACAATCTGGTCTTCGCGGGAATACCGGAAAAGACCGAGGAAGATCCAGAGGAAACCATCAAGTCCTTCATGGAACACCAGCTCAAGCTTCCAGCGGACACCATCAGGAACATCACCTTCCATCGC from Nerophis lumbriciformis linkage group LG16, RoL_Nlum_v2.1, whole genome shotgun sequence includes the following:
- the LOC133617306 gene encoding uncharacterized protein, with the translated sequence MGKPSKTPTSKRSRPEDSPGHVSPPGTNFTDILDSIDKRLTCLDGRLALVEVLHKEFQAIRESLEFGQQQVISLAKENAALRESVKSLTDGVTQLTRENRSMKETMLDLQARSMRDNLVFAGIPEKTEEDPEETIKSFMEHQLKLPADTIRNITFHRVHRLGAKKPENRRPRPIVAKFEHFKQKERVRNQGRELKGSNFSINDQFPKEILDRRRHLFPLRKKFITEGCRAVIAVDKLFINGQLYRDPEATPWLYY